From Paenibacillus sp. PvR098:
ATAGCTGTTTATATATATTTTGTACATCGGGCATCTTGGTGGCTATGCTGAACATATGTGGCGCTAAATCTTTCTTAACAGGTTCTCTTGTTAAAAACTTCTCTAACGTAACTTGAAGGTTTTGTATCATTTTCACTTCTTTTTCACGTCTTTTTTGTACTTGTTTAAGGGTTTCAATGGACAAATCATTATTTTTAAAGCCTTTATAAATAACATCTGCTGCAATTACGGCCGTTCCCATAGCCAAGGTACTTCCAACTGCTCCCCAAGGAGTTACACAATGCGCCGCATCACCTATGAGCAAACAGCCATCTTTGGCCCAATCCTTTACATACCTCATTTTACACAAAAGTAAAACAAACGATTTGAAGTCGGTTATAGGGTCCAGATAGGTTTTAAGAATAGGTATATCCTCAATTATTTTTTTCTTAAAAGCTTCAATGCCTTCCTCCTTAATTTTTTGAATCTCTCCTCTGGTCAGAGAAATTCCACACTGAATATATCCATCTAACTTAGGCAAGAAAAGGTAATTATAATGTTTTTGGAAGTGAAAATGATAAATGTTATAGTCCCATGACTCGGGCGTTTTAAAAGAAAACCATAAAAGATCGTTGACGTAATAATCGAGATCCAACTCAAAATTACCAAGTTTCTCCATTGTTGAGTTTCTTCCGTCTACACCTACAGTTAATTTGGACGTGATATATAAATCTCCCTCAAACAGCTCTGTTTCGTTAGTTTCTTCTCCTGGTTTTGTTTGTGCATACACACCTACAATTTTTTCTCCATCTCTTAGAAGATCCTTCACTTTAGTATTAAACAATAATTTGAAATTTGGATATTTTTTTGATTTCTCGAGCAATGCATTAAGAAGAGTAGGTTGAGTCAGTCTGGCACAATAACTTTCTTCTTCAATTAAGGTATTAAAAGCGAGTCGCATAATTTCCGTATTTTGGTTAAAAACGACCACTTCAGGAATTTTTACATGCGATTGAGTTTCAATATAATCTAATAAATTGAGTTGTTTCATTAATTGAACAAACCGGGGCTGTGTAATTTCTCCTCTATATTCTCTATAAAA
This genomic window contains:
- a CDS encoding FAD-dependent monooxygenase translates to MEKLTKDIKTDVCIVGAGPAGMLLGLLLAKQGMDILVLEQNADFYREYRGEITQPRFVQLMKQLNLLDYIETQSHVKIPEVVVFNQNTEIMRLAFNTLIEEESYCARLTQPTLLNALLEKSKKYPNFKLLFNTKVKDLLRDGEKIVGVYAQTKPGEETNETELFEGDLYITSKLTVGVDGRNSTMEKLGNFELDLDYYVNDLLWFSFKTPESWDYNIYHFHFQKHYNYLFLPKLDGYIQCGISLTRGEIQKIKEEGIEAFKKKIIEDIPILKTYLDPITDFKSFVLLLCKMRYVKDWAKDGCLLIGDAAHCVTPWGAVGSTLAMGTAVIAADVIYKGFKNNDLSIETLKQVQKRREKEVKMIQNLQVTLEKFLTREPVKKDLAPHMFSIATKMPDVQNIYKQLFTRDKPLEIDDSFIFSEEELKLNL